TGTCAAACAAACCATTAATCTTCTAACTATTACATCATATCCTCAAGTCTTCTTCTTGCTTTTTCGTCGAAGGCGATTCCAAAACCCTTTCTTAGGCTCCGGGGTACCTTCTTCATTGACGGCTTCTTCATTGTGGGTGACATTGAAGACATGGAAGGCATTGAAGACATGGCCGGCATTGAAGACATGGAAGGCATGGAAGACATAGAGTGTCTAGCCGGCATGGATGAGTTCGAGCGTCTACCCCTCCTTGTGTATTGAACCAATGGTGCATCGTCATCCACATTCATTAAGTTGAGGGACTCTTGAACCATTGATGAACTTTCTTGCCTTGGTTCTACGGTTGGTTGAAGGAGATGGGAATAGCCTACATGTTCAAGCGATTGAGAGGAGTAGTCCCGTAGGTGTGAAACCATTGTCCGGAAATGTGGAGGCACCTCAAGAGGCATTTGTCGAAGCTCCGTATCACATGTATTATGGACATTGACGAAACCTTGCGCCTAAAACAAAATAAGTAGTATAAGCTAATCACATTTTATGATATATTGGTTAAGAATTTTAAGACAAGTATATTAAAGTGTACTTACAAGATATTCTGTGGCTCCAAAGGGTGCTTGATAAGTAGCTTGTGGGGGAAAAGGGTTCAAGCGAAGAATAGTGCGATCCCGGTACCAAACCATGTAGGGGTCGAAGTAGTTCATTTCAATATCATCCTCTTCACCACGAAACCGAAAATCACCCCTCCTAACCCAATTTGCTATGTAGGGTTGATGTTTTTCAATCCAATTCCGTGAAGAGGCACCCCTTTTGTCTACTTTGTGCAATTTTGGTTCGGTATCAGAGTTTAACGGGATAATTTGTTTCCACCCAAATTGACGAGCTACCCTATTTGGAAAATGCCACTCAACAATGTCGAAACAAATCATAGGGGCCATCACTGTCCAATCGTCGGAGTCATCATAACAAAACGGGGGCAAAAAAGACAAAATCTGTCGGGTGTAAGGTTGCCATGTAAACTGATCATGTCGCATTGAATCAAAAGCATCCCTATACCCAATTAGTGTGGTCACCCCTTCCGGCCTCTTACGAATCACACTTGCCCACCTACGACCCAATGAGTCAATCCTGATTTGATGTTGTGAACCTAATGGGTTTGGTCCATGATGGGTAGCATTAACGGGTCTCGTGAGTGTAGGTCGACCAATACTAATCCTCTCCCATGCCCACAATTGCAATAGAACAAGGGGACCTCCAATGTCTTTGGACTTTACGTTGCTTGCTCTACATAAATTGCGATACAAAGTAGCAAGTACGGCACTTCCCCAAGAGTAGTTATCTAAGTTACTCAAATCCCTCAACAAAGGCAAATAAATAACTTGTATGTCATTACCACTCTTATCCGGAAACATGATAGTTGCCATTAAGATAAGCAAATATGCCCTCACATATTGATGTAGAACATCTTCATTTGCATCTTCCGGAAGACCACTAAATTTTTCTAACAACCAACCAATCCTCAAA
This sequence is a window from Silene latifolia isolate original U9 population chromosome 8, ASM4854445v1, whole genome shotgun sequence. Protein-coding genes within it:
- the LOC141594618 gene encoding serine/threonine-protein phosphatase 7 long form homolog, with amino-acid sequence MEQHQQQGPVNPELLTQQEVHRSKAILEGRDVGSLRCRSHLVSHKGFLVSDQVVDFIRDTQFFFIHRLVGLKFNVELISALVERWRPETHSFHLTIGEAIVTLQDVQVLLGLRIRGDIISGPTAYNWPLLITELLGKTPGSEDLKGASLRIGWLLEKFSGLPEDANEDVLHQYVRAYLLILMATIMFPDKSGNDIQVIYLPLLRDLSNLDNYSWGSAVLATLYRNLCRASNVKSKDIGGPLVLLQLWAWERISIGRPTLTRPVNATHHGPNPLGSQHQIRIDSLGRRWASVIRKRPEGVTTLIGYRDAFDSMRHDQFTWQPYTRQILSFLPPFCYDDSDDWTVMAPMICFDIVEWHFPNRVARQFGWKQIIPLNSDTEPKLHKVDKRGASSRNWIEKHQPYIANWVRRGDFRFRGEEDDIEMNYFDPYMVWYRDRTILRLNPFPPQATYQAPFGATEYLAQGFVNVHNTCDTELRQMPLEVPPHFRTMVSHLRDYSSQSLEHVGYSHLLQPTVEPRQESSSMVQESLNLMNVDDDAPLVQYTRRGRRSNSSMPARHSMSSMPSMSSMPAMSSMPSMSSMSPTMKKPSMKKVPRSLRKGFGIAFDEKARRRLEDMM